The following coding sequences are from one Nitrosopumilaceae archaeon window:
- a CDS encoding DHH family phosphoesterase translates to MTSKLDAALSYFHDKVSDCIKSGRNISVITHLDCDGITSGSIVTKSLIRSGAKCTVRTVNEFNKNLIDRMKNDSREFHIITDLGGGFAKELDSGLDDNWIVVDHHQIPEEEFDNERVINAWKYDIDGGVEVSAGGMAYLVSNALHRENTDLAWIAVVAALGDRQDQGEKKSFSGINLDIASVAKKNGQVEIDLDILLVGRETRPLPDALAFTSHPFIEGLTWNRDACLSLLNSSGIKLKDGSRWRVPAELTEDEKRILLQTISKFTTSKNATEIMDELVGYTYTLSGEDKRSFLRDAREFSTMLNSCGRIRKAGVGIAVCMGDRTRMLEEGENILLEYRTLLRTYMNALSSERWRVVDNGKYVMVDGEGLVSENMTGAVSSLLGGSQKNTGRIIILRTNGENGTIKFSSRKSTGCKSEVNLGLLMRSCATKVSGVGGGHNAAAGARITKDKLDEFLGCLEENVTRV, encoded by the coding sequence ATGACAAGTAAGCTTGATGCAGCACTTTCTTATTTTCATGATAAGGTTTCAGATTGTATAAAATCTGGTAGAAATATTTCAGTAATAACTCATCTTGATTGCGATGGAATAACATCTGGAAGTATTGTAACAAAATCTCTCATAAGATCAGGTGCTAAATGTACAGTCAGGACAGTAAATGAATTCAACAAGAATTTAATAGATAGAATGAAAAATGATTCAAGAGAATTTCACATAATTACTGATCTTGGTGGCGGATTTGCAAAGGAACTTGATTCAGGATTAGATGACAACTGGATAGTTGTTGATCATCATCAAATACCAGAAGAAGAATTCGACAATGAACGAGTAATTAACGCATGGAAGTATGATATTGATGGCGGTGTAGAAGTATCAGCTGGTGGTATGGCATATTTAGTTTCAAATGCACTACATAGAGAGAATACTGATCTTGCATGGATAGCTGTTGTAGCTGCTCTTGGTGACAGACAAGATCAAGGTGAAAAGAAATCTTTTTCTGGAATTAATTTAGATATTGCATCTGTCGCTAAAAAAAATGGTCAAGTTGAAATTGATCTTGACATATTGCTAGTTGGAAGGGAAACAAGGCCACTCCCAGACGCACTTGCTTTTACATCACACCCGTTTATAGAAGGACTTACGTGGAATAGGGATGCATGTTTATCACTGTTGAATTCATCTGGAATTAAATTAAAAGATGGAAGTAGATGGCGCGTTCCCGCAGAGCTTACTGAAGATGAAAAAAGAATTCTGCTTCAAACAATTTCTAAATTTACAACAAGTAAAAACGCTACGGAAATAATGGATGAACTGGTTGGATATACATATACTCTTTCTGGTGAAGATAAACGCAGTTTTTTGCGTGATGCAAGAGAATTTTCCACTATGCTAAACTCCTGTGGAAGAATTCGTAAGGCCGGAGTTGGAATCGCAGTTTGTATGGGAGACAGAACAAGAATGTTAGAAGAAGGAGAAAATATTCTCTTAGAATATCGCACATTATTACGAACTTATATGAACGCACTTTCAAGTGAGCGTTGGAGAGTAGTGGACAACGGCAAATATGTAATGGTAGATGGAGAAGGATTAGTATCAGAAAACATGACAGGTGCAGTATCTTCGCTTCTAGGTGGCTCACAAAAAAACACAGGTAGAATCATCATATTAAGAACAAATGGAGAGAATGGCACGATCAAGTTTTCATCACGAAAATCTACAGGATGTAAATCTGAGGTTAATTTAGGATTACTAATGAGATCATGTGCAACAAAAGTTTCTGGAGTCGGAGGTGGTCATAATGCAGCTGCGGGAGCTAGAATAACTAAAGACAAATTGGACGAATTCTTAGGCTGTTTAGAAGAAAATGTCACTAGAGTGTAA
- a CDS encoding ammonium transporter, whose translation MSGALEATSIQFVTKNKWPLVFAVAALLVTVAGFTAVQDAHAQFGPLNKLADPNKTSEFHCNSPMMPPGNGTFGGSSAPCIDTGDTTFMYAAASFVMIMTPGGVGFLYGGMTRRKNALTVILQNFLVYAIVSIQWVVWGYAIMFGPSADPYGFIGNLDWAGLNNVLTNAPADVYAPTIPHLAYVMFQLMFAAITPALAIAGYADRVKMSAFMIHVVLWTTFIYDVAGHANWSLGSQGSAPGWLFTLGTEDFAGGTVIHITSGFAGLATAMFLGRRIGYGKAPFEPHSIPLVMLGATLLWFGWFGFNPGSAGFAGFLETEAFQNTNIATAVAAMWWVFLAWAHTGKTSAMGASAGAVAGLVAITPASGFIGVYASIIVGFACATVCFYCLIIKNRRRIDDALDTWPVHGMGGVVGALLTGAFSEKRINPYGHDGLFFGNPQQELINAMGAGFAATWAFGITLLIWKIQDVIWPGGVRVTPKEEEIGLDISQVGERAYNMSET comes from the coding sequence ATGTCTGGAGCATTAGAAGCAACATCAATTCAATTTGTCACTAAAAATAAATGGCCACTAGTATTTGCAGTGGCAGCTTTACTTGTTACAGTTGCAGGATTTACAGCAGTTCAAGACGCACATGCCCAATTTGGCCCTCTTAACAAATTAGCAGATCCAAACAAAACATCTGAATTCCACTGCAATTCTCCAATGATGCCACCAGGTAACGGTACATTTGGAGGAAGTTCTGCACCCTGTATTGATACAGGAGACACCACTTTCATGTACGCTGCAGCATCATTCGTCATGATAATGACTCCTGGTGGTGTAGGTTTCCTATATGGTGGTATGACAAGAAGAAAGAATGCATTAACAGTTATCTTACAAAACTTTTTGGTTTATGCAATAGTTAGTATTCAATGGGTAGTATGGGGTTACGCCATAATGTTTGGTCCAAGTGCAGATCCGTATGGATTCATTGGTAATTTAGACTGGGCAGGATTGAATAATGTTCTTACAAATGCACCTGCTGATGTGTATGCTCCAACTATTCCACATTTGGCATATGTAATGTTTCAGCTTATGTTTGCAGCAATTACTCCAGCATTAGCTATAGCAGGTTATGCAGATAGAGTAAAGATGAGTGCATTTATGATACATGTAGTTCTATGGACCACATTTATTTACGATGTTGCAGGTCACGCCAACTGGTCATTAGGAAGTCAAGGAAGTGCACCAGGTTGGTTATTCACTTTGGGTACAGAAGACTTTGCAGGTGGTACAGTCATTCACATTACATCAGGATTTGCAGGATTAGCAACAGCGATGTTCCTAGGAAGAAGAATTGGTTATGGTAAAGCACCATTTGAACCACATTCAATTCCATTAGTTATGTTGGGTGCTACTTTACTTTGGTTTGGTTGGTTCGGTTTCAACCCAGGAAGTGCAGGCTTTGCAGGTTTCTTGGAAACAGAAGCATTCCAAAATACCAACATTGCTACAGCAGTTGCAGCAATGTGGTGGGTATTTCTCGCTTGGGCTCACACTGGAAAGACTAGTGCAATGGGTGCCTCAGCTGGTGCTGTAGCAGGTCTAGTTGCAATTACGCCGGCGTCAGGATTCATAGGAGTCTATGCATCTATAATCGTGGGCTTTGCATGCGCGACAGTCTGCTTCTACTGTTTGATAATAAAGAATAGAAGAAGAATAGACGATGCATTGGACACTTGGCCAGTACATGGTATGGGTGGAGTTGTTGGTGCACTATTGACTGGTGCATTTAGCGAAAAACGCATTAATCCATATGGACATGATGGTTTGTTCTTTGGAAACCCACAACAAGAACTCATCAATGCAATGGGTGCAGGATTTGCAGCAACATGGGCCTTTGGTATTACGCTCTTGATCTGGAAGATCCAAGATGTGATTTGGCCTGGCGGTGTAAGAGTTACACCTAAAGAAGAAGAAATAGGTCTAGATATCTCACAAGTAGGAGAAAGAGCCTACAACATGAGCGAAACCTAG
- a CDS encoding RNA-binding domain-containing protein: protein MVNHTEVTAEILIHATEDKKKIFDPIYEVFEIKEEEFIQERLEGHFGNPILKMSIKIGKKRAEEFIKKLVSKISKSQMNEFLENIETYFEGSSLFIRISKKDLVRKSISLQQNDALKIKISTPVYKKNELVKTYLELLGQ from the coding sequence ATGGTAAATCATACAGAGGTTACTGCAGAGATCTTAATACATGCAACAGAAGATAAGAAAAAAATTTTTGATCCAATATACGAAGTATTTGAAATAAAAGAAGAAGAATTCATACAAGAAAGATTAGAGGGTCACTTTGGAAATCCTATTTTAAAGATGAGTATAAAAATAGGAAAAAAACGCGCTGAAGAATTTATCAAAAAATTAGTTTCAAAGATTTCAAAATCTCAGATGAATGAGTTTTTAGAAAATATTGAGACATATTTTGAAGGTTCTTCTTTGTTTATACGAATAAGTAAAAAAGATCTCGTAAGAAAATCTATTAGTTTACAACAAAATGATGCCTTAAAAATCAAAATTTCCACTCCTGTGTATAAAAAGAATGAACTTGTCAAAACATATTTGGAACTTTTAGGACAATGA
- the serS gene encoding serine--tRNA ligase: MLDPKILRENSDKIRKMLNDRNMDFPLDELIKLDKERRDLIIKTDELRKKRNEISIEIAKRKKINQDTTLLIEQMQETSEILTNLETEQTQIESGYTKLALTIPNLIDESVPIGKDDTANKEIRKWGKIPQFDFKVKDHIDISQSLDLVDLERAAKVAGARFYYLKNDLVKLSQVLIQYALDFLSEKNYTPIQTPYLINRSSMEGAIIAQDFEDVIYKIEGDDLYLIGTSEHAVASMHSDEILEGKILPLRYAGVSPCFRKEAGAHGRDQKGIFRVHQFEKVEQFIFSRPEESKKEHEQMLSNVEEFYQKLEMPYRIMILSSGDLGKISSKTYDLEAWMAGQSSYREIVSCSNCLDFQARRLKIRFRDRTNDQPQYVHTLNSTLVATTRTLVALMENFQTKDGHISIPKVLQKYINKNTI, from the coding sequence ATGCTTGATCCTAAAATTTTACGAGAAAATTCTGATAAAATTAGAAAAATGCTTAATGACAGAAATATGGATTTTCCATTAGACGAATTGATAAAATTAGACAAGGAACGTAGAGATCTCATTATTAAAACAGATGAATTACGAAAGAAAAGAAATGAAATTTCTATAGAGATTGCAAAAAGGAAAAAAATCAATCAAGATACAACATTACTCATTGAACAAATGCAGGAAACATCTGAAATACTTACAAATCTTGAAACCGAACAGACCCAAATAGAATCAGGATATACAAAACTAGCACTAACCATTCCTAATTTAATTGATGAATCTGTCCCAATCGGAAAAGATGATACTGCAAACAAGGAAATAAGAAAATGGGGAAAAATTCCTCAGTTTGATTTTAAAGTAAAAGATCATATAGATATATCACAAAGTCTTGATCTTGTAGATTTAGAAAGAGCAGCCAAAGTAGCAGGGGCAAGATTTTATTATTTGAAAAACGATCTTGTAAAATTAAGCCAGGTATTAATTCAATATGCACTAGATTTTCTTTCTGAAAAAAATTATACTCCAATTCAAACACCTTATTTGATAAATCGTTCATCTATGGAAGGCGCCATAATTGCACAAGATTTTGAAGATGTTATTTACAAAATTGAAGGTGATGATCTCTATCTAATTGGCACATCAGAGCATGCGGTAGCATCAATGCATTCTGATGAAATTTTGGAAGGAAAGATTTTACCTCTTAGATATGCAGGTGTAAGCCCATGTTTTAGAAAAGAGGCAGGTGCACATGGAAGAGATCAAAAAGGCATTTTCCGCGTACATCAATTTGAAAAAGTAGAACAGTTTATTTTTTCCAGACCAGAAGAATCTAAGAAAGAACATGAACAGATGTTATCTAATGTTGAAGAGTTTTACCAGAAACTTGAGATGCCATACAGAATAATGATACTATCAAGTGGAGATCTTGGAAAGATCTCTTCAAAAACATATGATCTTGAAGCTTGGATGGCAGGACAGAGCAGCTATCGTGAAATAGTTTCATGTTCTAATTGTTTGGACTTTCAAGCAAGAAGACTCAAGATAAGATTTCGTGATAGAACTAACGACCAGCCTCAATATGTCCACACATTAAACAGCACACTTGTAGCTACAACACGAACTCTTGTTGCCTTGATGGAAAATTTTCAAACAAAGGATGGTCATATTTCTATACCAAAGGTTTTACAAAAATACATTAACAAAAATACGATCTAA
- a CDS encoding NAD(P)/FAD-dependent oxidoreductase — MKTDYDIIVAGGGLAGMIAAQSASFYSKQRLSILVLDRNPEPALGKKTINGWICGDAVGKNTVDFMTDRIKIAWGNPEIEHPVKGVMAFSPDRQTSIPFDGDGFMLNRQELPQRQLRDAKKMGINIQHSVALRNLLYENGSVIGVEGTDLTTNQPYKKTAKIVIDATGVTSMLRNGLTVSSKIEKKIDRDDLESTGRHIMKFEHGVEDKIDFDPDYCIIHLDQDIAPGGYGWVFPKGKNKVNIGLGVQQKELLKRNERLGKRDDVTKLINDYVKINKAIKNPRLSEDPSDSQNATGNWQVSVRRQNDCLVANGYMLVGDSAWMPKPLDAGGIGPAIVAATLIGKNAVESIEAGDVSEKGLWQYNIDFINEYGYKTAGLEIFRRLLQTLTNEQINYGMKHFLSNLDVEAISKGEHPDFGTVSKLGMMIRGALNKKLADGLRFTAQQNKKLTEHYYNFSKTPDGFDAWHNTLHHILDESYAKLGN; from the coding sequence GTGAAAACCGATTATGATATCATTGTAGCTGGTGGAGGATTAGCTGGAATGATTGCAGCACAATCAGCTTCATTTTATTCTAAACAAAGATTATCAATTTTAGTATTAGATAGAAATCCAGAACCTGCATTAGGAAAAAAAACAATAAATGGTTGGATCTGCGGAGATGCAGTCGGCAAAAATACTGTAGACTTTATGACAGACAGAATCAAGATTGCATGGGGAAATCCAGAGATTGAGCATCCAGTTAAAGGAGTAATGGCATTTTCACCAGACAGGCAAACGTCTATACCTTTTGATGGTGATGGATTTATGCTAAACAGACAAGAGCTTCCCCAACGTCAGCTTCGTGATGCAAAGAAAATGGGAATAAACATACAGCATTCTGTTGCACTAAGGAATTTACTATATGAAAATGGTTCAGTAATAGGAGTAGAGGGGACAGATCTCACAACAAATCAACCTTACAAAAAAACTGCAAAAATCGTAATTGATGCAACTGGAGTTACATCTATGCTACGAAATGGGCTTACAGTAAGTTCTAAGATTGAGAAAAAAATTGATCGTGATGATTTAGAATCTACTGGTAGACACATTATGAAATTTGAGCATGGAGTAGAAGACAAAATAGATTTTGATCCTGATTATTGTATAATACATCTTGATCAAGACATTGCGCCTGGAGGATATGGATGGGTCTTTCCAAAAGGCAAGAACAAAGTAAACATTGGTCTTGGAGTACAACAAAAAGAACTTCTAAAACGAAATGAGAGATTGGGGAAAAGAGATGATGTTACTAAATTGATTAATGATTATGTAAAAATCAACAAGGCAATAAAAAATCCTCGATTATCAGAAGATCCAAGTGACTCTCAAAATGCAACTGGAAACTGGCAGGTTTCCGTTAGAAGGCAGAACGATTGTCTTGTTGCAAATGGATATATGTTAGTTGGAGACTCGGCGTGGATGCCAAAACCACTAGATGCTGGAGGAATAGGTCCCGCCATAGTTGCTGCAACGTTAATTGGTAAAAATGCAGTTGAGTCCATAGAAGCAGGAGATGTAAGTGAAAAAGGACTATGGCAGTACAACATTGATTTCATTAATGAATATGGATACAAAACAGCAGGCCTTGAAATTTTCAGAAGATTATTACAGACTTTGACAAATGAGCAGATTAACTATGGCATGAAACACTTTTTGTCTAATCTAGATGTAGAAGCTATAAGTAAAGGTGAACATCCTGATTTTGGCACAGTTAGTAAACTGGGAATGATGATCCGTGGTGCTTTGAACAAAAAACTTGCTGATGGCCTTAGATTTACCGCACAACAAAATAAAAAATTAACTGAGCATTATTACAATTTCTCAAAAACTCCTGATGGATTTGATGCATGGCATAATACTTTGCATCACATTTTAGATGAATCATATGCCAAGCTTGGAAATTAA
- a CDS encoding P-II family nitrogen regulator, whose amino-acid sequence MKKIEAVVPASKVEVVASAILETGIGGLTISDTKGRGQLERPVFASGRGTGAYRPAFNANSTIMVVSKDDLVDKIVEKILSAASTGAAGEGKIFITDVAETIDIGSKKRGDSTL is encoded by the coding sequence ATGAAAAAAATTGAAGCAGTAGTCCCAGCATCGAAAGTAGAAGTAGTTGCTTCTGCAATACTAGAAACTGGAATTGGCGGTTTGACAATTTCCGATACAAAAGGAAGAGGCCAGCTTGAAAGACCAGTGTTTGCTAGCGGAAGAGGAACTGGTGCATATAGACCTGCATTTAATGCGAATTCGACGATCATGGTAGTATCTAAGGATGATCTGGTCGACAAAATTGTGGAAAAGATTCTTTCTGCGGCAAGCACAGGAGCAGCAGGTGAGGGAAAAATCTTCATAACTGACGTAGCAGAAACTATAGATATCGGATCTAAAAAACGTGGAGATTCCACACTTTAA
- a CDS encoding 30S ribosomal protein S3ae — translation MARQKTTRVKDKWREKKWVTVLAPSAFNNVPIAYIPITDDANAIGRVIEVTLFDIVKGDPSQHQFKLYFQISKIDGETATTIFKRYEYAKEFLRSLVRRGSSLISFIGDYKTKDGNIFRIKIIALTQKKLNTSRKHALRLIARDVMSKTIPEMTIEQFIQATAFGKINSDIMAAVKKIIHVRHVGIEKSKIIRTAEAEIALLQA, via the coding sequence TTGGCACGTCAAAAGACAACCAGAGTCAAGGATAAATGGAGAGAGAAAAAATGGGTTACTGTACTTGCGCCTTCTGCATTTAACAATGTGCCCATAGCCTATATTCCCATAACTGATGATGCAAATGCGATAGGTAGAGTAATAGAAGTTACTTTGTTTGATATAGTCAAAGGTGATCCTTCACAGCACCAATTCAAATTGTATTTTCAGATAAGCAAAATAGATGGTGAAACTGCAACAACGATTTTTAAACGATATGAATATGCAAAAGAATTTCTCAGAAGTCTTGTAAGACGTGGATCTTCTTTGATTAGCTTCATAGGTGACTATAAAACAAAAGATGGAAATATTTTCCGCATAAAGATAATTGCTCTAACACAAAAGAAATTAAATACATCTCGTAAACATGCACTTAGATTAATTGCAAGAGATGTTATGTCAAAAACAATTCCTGAAATGACCATTGAACAATTCATTCAAGCTACTGCATTTGGAAAAATAAACTCTGATATCATGGCTGCTGTTAAAAAAATAATTCACGTAAGACATGTAGGCATAGAAAAATCAAAGATAATTAGAACCGCAGAAGCTGAGATTGCATTATTACAAGCTTAA
- a CDS encoding KEOPS complex subunit Pcc1 — translation MSLECKVQVFLNNLTPQKSNSIRKALAPDNINFPENLSMEIENVNNSLIFTFQGKGNIRTLISTIDEVLEHAQVVLRVTG, via the coding sequence ATGTCACTAGAGTGTAAAGTTCAAGTCTTTCTAAATAATCTTACACCGCAAAAATCTAATTCCATACGAAAGGCCTTAGCACCAGACAACATAAACTTCCCAGAGAATCTTTCCATGGAGATTGAAAATGTTAACAATTCTCTTATCTTTACATTTCAAGGTAAAGGAAATATACGAACATTAATTTCTACTATTGATGAGGTCCTTGAACATGCCCAAGTGGTACTCAGAGTGACTGGCTAA
- a CDS encoding 30S ribosomal protein S15 produces the protein MFCSTDMRHMGRMHSHRHGQSHSIRPVTPSAPTWVKQNPAEIEELILKYAKEGLKTSEIGIKLRDQHAIPLTKLIVKKSITEILTQKGIKTDMPEDLNNIVNKALGLQKHLKTHTSDRRNVRSLELLEAKVHRLSLYYKKIGRIPKTWKYKSVIAQLE, from the coding sequence ATGTTTTGCTCCACAGACATGCGACATATGGGCAGAATGCACTCACATAGACATGGGCAATCACATTCGATCAGACCAGTTACACCTAGTGCGCCAACATGGGTAAAACAGAATCCTGCCGAAATTGAGGAATTAATTTTGAAATATGCAAAAGAGGGTCTAAAAACAAGTGAGATAGGAATAAAACTCAGAGATCAACATGCAATTCCACTTACTAAACTAATAGTGAAAAAATCTATTACAGAAATACTTACTCAAAAAGGGATCAAAACTGATATGCCTGAAGATCTAAATAATATTGTAAACAAGGCATTAGGGTTACAAAAACATCTTAAAACACATACATCAGATAGGCGAAATGTAAGATCTCTTGAGTTATTGGAAGCAAAGGTTCACAGACTTTCTTTATATTATAAAAAAATAGGCCGCATTCCTAAAACTTGGAAATATAAGTCAGTCATAGCTCAACTGGAGTAA